One stretch of Pedobacter riviphilus DNA includes these proteins:
- a CDS encoding glycoside hydrolase family 88/105 protein: MQKQIILFLLVLFAFGKVNAQKKQLLASEIISQMKKVADWQWTNLETAGWKNPKKDWTSGAMYAGMMAWGRLADNDSYYKKLIQVGEDNKWETGRYRYFADDYCVGQLYSQLYTIYKRPEYIRKFKALADTIVSLPHSESLEWKNGIYTREWAWCDALFMGPPALAYLSQATGDARYLDKSIQLWWKSTAYLYDKDEHLFYRDSRYFDKKEKNGTKVFWSRGNGWVMGGLVRLLSVTPENHPERKKLVKLFKSMAERLASLQQADGSWHASLLDPESYASKETSGTGFICYAMAWGVNNGLIPYKKYNGVISKAWDALSSSVHPDGKLGFVQAQGAAPDKVGYDDTDVYGVGAFLLAGSELFRLNLANHDRNIIAEAYNGSSTSNNQTIKIAWPQIIKKVKVKNPEQLIARNAASGQIVPLGVNYKDEKITEVYLNEDLTAGASKFFEISIK; this comes from the coding sequence ATGCAGAAACAAATAATTCTATTCCTCTTGGTTCTTTTCGCTTTCGGAAAGGTAAATGCGCAGAAAAAACAGCTGCTGGCAAGTGAGATCATTAGCCAGATGAAAAAGGTTGCCGATTGGCAATGGACAAATTTAGAAACGGCCGGGTGGAAAAACCCGAAAAAAGACTGGACCAGTGGCGCCATGTATGCTGGAATGATGGCATGGGGGCGCCTGGCCGATAACGATAGTTATTATAAAAAGCTGATTCAGGTGGGTGAAGATAACAAGTGGGAAACAGGAAGATACCGGTATTTCGCAGACGATTATTGCGTTGGTCAGCTTTATTCGCAGTTATATACCATTTATAAAAGACCCGAATATATCCGGAAGTTTAAAGCCCTGGCCGATACCATTGTTTCTTTACCACATTCAGAAAGCCTGGAATGGAAAAATGGTATTTATACACGAGAGTGGGCCTGGTGCGATGCCTTGTTTATGGGGCCACCGGCACTGGCTTATTTAAGCCAGGCAACCGGAGATGCCAGATACCTGGATAAATCAATCCAATTATGGTGGAAATCTACGGCCTATTTATACGATAAGGATGAGCATCTTTTTTACCGCGATAGCCGTTACTTCGACAAAAAGGAAAAAAATGGAACAAAAGTATTCTGGAGCAGGGGGAATGGATGGGTAATGGGAGGCTTAGTGCGCCTCTTATCGGTAACACCCGAAAATCACCCCGAGCGTAAGAAATTAGTGAAATTATTTAAGAGCATGGCTGAGCGGTTAGCGTCGCTGCAACAGGCAGATGGAAGCTGGCATGCCAGTTTGCTCGATCCCGAAAGTTATGCTTCAAAAGAAACCAGCGGTACCGGATTTATCTGTTATGCAATGGCCTGGGGCGTAAATAACGGGCTCATCCCTTACAAAAAATATAATGGGGTAATTTCTAAAGCATGGGATGCGCTTAGCTCTTCTGTTCATCCTGATGGCAAACTGGGTTTTGTGCAGGCACAAGGCGCAGCACCAGATAAGGTTGGATATGACGATACAGATGTTTACGGTGTTGGTGCCTTTTTATTGGCAGGGAGTGAGCTGTTCCGTTTAAACCTGGCAAATCATGATAGAAACATTATTGCCGAGGCATACAATGGATCTTCAACCAGTAATAATCAGACCATAAAAATTGCATGGCCGCAAATTATAAAAAAGGTTAAAGTAAAAAATCCCGAACAATTAATAGCAAGAAACGCTGCTAGTGGCCAAATTGTGCCTTTAGGTGTTAATTATAAAGATGAAAAAATAACCGAGGTATATCTTAATGAGGATCTTACCGCCGGAGCCAGTAAATTTTTCGAAATCAGCATCAAATAA
- a CDS encoding Ig-like domain-containing protein, with product MNGYYNPLTDTNDQWTQMLLNGVYPKLDIKGTYANLNLHKNILISNSASGGKELVTAYDTIVHNEYILNGLTKYNKVPKNHMFLRSITGDGNPNAGGDGVNYPIGVGGSGANLASATGVFKDPWGIAHEFGHNNQVRPGAKWIGMTEVTNNVNSAWIQYRFSTNYANTTRLEKGNDVPKAGAASVYGGRYGSLFDNCLIQKKHMEAQGDVFVRLVPLWQLEVYYQLAGASKNLPTMQQRLSGTPAPVGQPDVAFWYGDVLEKMRTTSQTGLSEGQLLLNFVSATCDAVQEDLTDFFVKSGYLLPIDLDIDDYSIKRLTITQAQIDALIASIQAKGYPKPVSPVLNYISANTINTFKNRTPLATTAVATVGVTVNTNTLKIDNSKWANAVAFETYNQKVLTDVAIYGAGEATTANATTTVQYGAGSTSVYAIGYDGTRKLVYPAVDVANALPTAAITSPANNAVITAGTDVAINVNAADTDGTIAKVEFYQGSTLLGQSTTAPYSFTWTNPAVGNYKLTAKATDNNGGIMVSDTVKLTINALPTVAISSPANNAVFTAGTNVTIDANATDTDGTISSVEFYQGNTLLGQSTTAPYSFTWNNPTSGTYALTAKVTDNNGGTTLSDTIKVIINTLPTVAISSPANNAVFTAGTNVTIDANATDTDGTISSVEFYQGNTLLGQSTTAPYSFTWNNPASGTYALTAKVTDNNGGTTLSDTIKVIINTLPTVAISSPANNAVFTAGTNVTIEAGAADADGTIAKVEFYQGNTLLGQSTSSPYSFTWNAPATGTYALTAKATDNNGGTTLSDTIKVIINTLPTVAISSPANNAVYTAGTNIVVNANAADADGTITKVEFYQGNTLLGQSTTAPYSFTWNAPATGTYTLTAKATDNYGGTTVSDIVKVTVNTLPTVALSSPANNAVYTAGTNIVVNANAADADGTITKVEFYKGNTLIGQSTTAPYSFTWNAPATGTYTLTAKATDNNGGVTVSDTVKVTINTLPTVAISSPIDLAVFTAGTNLSINANATDADGTVSKVEFYQGNTLLGQSTTAPYSFTWTNLQVGNYALTAKVTDNNGGTALSAVVNVTVSAAPTVAINAPLNNATFTSNSNITLNASTTGTITKVEFYQGTVLLGQSTTTPYNIVWNNVSPGTYTLTAKATDNLGRVAVSSAVNVKVNLPQALTVNPVADAFVRDGIFANTNYGNSKSLDVSSDNWSFLRESYLRFDYSSFSGSAVNSAKIRIYASHIDVNPSRMISVYGLSNTTWGEGTITWNNRPSENGTLLGTYTVKNTGRAWYELDVTAYINSQLALGKKIVSLRLINQGTKGFGNLVGFNSREAASYKPELLLNQEAAAVNYEELPLNTNNGNHIGSLLALKVSAWPNPSTTGFKVQVESPSNEALQYRVYNIAQQLVKEAKIAATEQLTFGAELPTGVYLVEVRQGTERRVVKVIKL from the coding sequence GTGAATGGATATTACAATCCCTTAACCGATACCAACGACCAGTGGACACAGATGTTGCTTAACGGTGTGTACCCGAAGTTAGATATAAAAGGAACCTATGCTAACCTAAATCTACACAAAAATATACTGATCAGTAATTCGGCATCTGGAGGAAAAGAGCTGGTTACGGCCTACGATACCATTGTACACAATGAGTATATTTTAAACGGCCTTACAAAATATAACAAAGTGCCTAAAAACCATATGTTTCTAAGGTCTATAACCGGAGATGGAAACCCCAACGCGGGAGGCGACGGTGTAAATTATCCTATAGGTGTTGGCGGAAGTGGCGCTAACCTGGCAAGTGCTACAGGGGTTTTTAAAGATCCATGGGGAATTGCCCATGAGTTTGGTCATAATAACCAGGTTAGACCGGGAGCGAAATGGATAGGCATGACCGAGGTAACAAACAATGTTAATTCGGCATGGATACAATATCGCTTTAGTACCAATTATGCAAATACGACAAGACTTGAAAAAGGTAACGATGTACCTAAGGCAGGCGCTGCCAGTGTATATGGTGGCCGGTACGGATCGTTGTTTGATAATTGCCTGATACAGAAAAAACACATGGAGGCACAGGGTGACGTATTTGTGCGATTGGTGCCTTTATGGCAATTGGAAGTATATTATCAGCTTGCTGGTGCAAGTAAAAATCTACCTACCATGCAACAGCGATTATCAGGTACACCAGCCCCAGTTGGGCAGCCAGATGTGGCTTTCTGGTATGGCGATGTGCTGGAGAAAATGCGCACCACCAGCCAGACAGGTCTAAGTGAAGGTCAGTTATTACTCAATTTTGTAAGTGCTACCTGCGATGCCGTTCAAGAGGATCTGACCGATTTCTTTGTTAAAAGCGGTTATCTATTGCCAATTGACTTGGATATAGACGATTATTCTATTAAGCGGTTAACCATTACACAAGCACAGATAGATGCGCTAATTGCAAGTATACAGGCTAAAGGATATCCTAAACCAGTATCTCCGGTATTAAATTACATATCGGCAAATACGATAAACACCTTTAAAAACCGTACGCCATTGGCAACAACTGCAGTTGCAACGGTTGGTGTAACCGTTAATACCAACACATTAAAAATTGACAATTCGAAATGGGCCAATGCAGTAGCTTTTGAGACCTATAACCAAAAGGTACTTACCGATGTGGCTATTTATGGGGCTGGAGAAGCAACCACAGCAAACGCAACTACAACAGTTCAATATGGGGCAGGTTCTACCAGTGTTTATGCTATTGGATATGATGGTACGAGAAAATTGGTTTACCCAGCTGTAGATGTAGCTAATGCACTCCCAACAGCTGCGATTACATCACCAGCCAATAATGCTGTAATTACAGCGGGTACTGATGTTGCCATTAACGTAAATGCTGCTGATACCGATGGAACTATTGCTAAGGTAGAATTCTATCAGGGAAGCACACTTTTAGGTCAGTCAACCACTGCACCTTATAGTTTTACCTGGACTAATCCTGCTGTAGGAAATTACAAGCTTACTGCTAAGGCCACCGATAATAACGGAGGAATAATGGTATCCGACACGGTTAAGCTAACAATAAATGCCTTACCAACCGTGGCCATTAGTTCACCGGCAAACAATGCTGTGTTTACCGCTGGTACAAACGTTACTATCGATGCGAATGCTACTGATACTGACGGAACAATCAGCTCAGTGGAGTTCTATCAGGGCAATACGCTTTTAGGTCAGTCAACCACTGCGCCTTATAGCTTTACCTGGAATAATCCTACTTCGGGAACTTATGCCCTTACCGCTAAGGTAACCGATAATAACGGAGGAACAACCTTATCAGATACCATTAAGGTCATCATCAATACCTTACCTACGGTGGCGATCAGTTCACCTGCAAACAATGCTGTATTTACAGCAGGTACCAACGTTACTATCGATGCGAATGCTACTGATACTGATGGAACAATCAGCTCAGTAGAGTTTTATCAGGGCAATACGCTTTTAGGTCAGTCAACCACTGCGCCTTATAGCTTTACCTGGAATAATCCTGCTTCCGGAACCTATGCACTTACCGCTAAGGTAACCGATAATAACGGAGGAACAACCTTATCAGATACCATTAAGGTCATCATCAATACCTTACCTACGGTGGCGATCAGTTCACCTGCAAACAATGCTGTATTTACAGCAGGTACCAACGTTACTATCGAGGCCGGCGCTGCCGATGCCGATGGAACAATTGCTAAAGTAGAGTTCTATCAGGGCAACACGCTTTTAGGCCAGTCAACCAGTTCGCCTTATAGCTTTACCTGGAATGCCCCTGCCACAGGAACTTACGCGCTTACAGCTAAAGCAACTGATAATAACGGAGGAACAACACTATCAGATACCATTAAGGTTATCATCAATACCTTACCTACGGTGGCGATCAGCTCACCTGCAAACAATGCTGTATATACTGCAGGTACTAATATAGTGGTAAATGCCAATGCGGCCGATGCCGATGGAACAATTACCAAAGTGGAATTTTATCAGGGCAACACGCTTTTAGGTCAGTCAACTACTGCTCCTTACAGCTTTACCTGGAATGCTCCTGCTACAGGAACTTACACGCTTACGGCTAAAGCCACTGATAATTATGGTGGAACAACAGTTTCAGATATCGTTAAGGTTACCGTTAATACGCTGCCAACAGTAGCCCTCAGCTCACCTGCAAACAATGCTGTATATACTGCAGGTACTAATATAGTGGTAAACGCCAATGCTGCCGATGCCGATGGAACAATTACCAAAGTGGAATTTTATAAGGGTAACACGCTTATAGGCCAGTCAACCACTGCGCCTTATAGCTTTACCTGGAATGCTCCTGCTACAGGAACTTACACGCTTACGGCTAAAGCCACTGATAATAATGGTGGGGTAACAGTTTCAGATACCGTTAAGGTTACCATCAACACCTTGCCAACTGTGGCCATCAGTTCGCCAATAGATCTTGCCGTATTTACCGCAGGTACAAACCTTAGCATAAATGCCAATGCTACCGATGCCGACGGGACAGTAAGTAAAGTTGAGTTTTATCAGGGTAATACACTTTTAGGTCAGTCAACTACTGCTCCTTACAGCTTTACCTGGACAAATCTTCAGGTAGGAAACTATGCGCTTACCGCAAAGGTAACCGATAATAATGGCGGAACAGCCTTATCTGCTGTTGTAAATGTTACGGTTAGCGCTGCACCAACAGTAGCGATAAACGCTCCGCTAAACAATGCTACATTTACCTCAAATTCAAATATTACCCTTAATGCCAGTACTACCGGAACGATTACCAAAGTCGAATTCTATCAGGGAACAGTATTACTGGGGCAATCTACAACCACACCGTATAACATTGTTTGGAACAATGTTTCTCCTGGAACGTATACACTCACCGCAAAAGCAACTGATAATTTAGGCAGAGTGGCTGTATCTTCAGCCGTTAATGTGAAGGTAAACCTGCCACAGGCTTTAACCGTTAATCCGGTGGCTGATGCATTTGTGCGTGATGGGATTTTTGCAAACACAAATTATGGAAACTCAAAAAGCCTGGACGTAAGTAGCGATAATTGGTCTTTTTTAAGAGAATCTTATTTGCGTTTCGATTATAGCTCATTTTCTGGTTCAGCTGTAAACAGTGCAAAGATCAGGATATATGCTTCTCATATAGATGTTAATCCATCCAGAATGATATCGGTATATGGTCTGTCTAATACCACCTGGGGAGAGGGCACCATTACCTGGAATAACAGGCCATCTGAAAACGGTACACTACTTGGTACTTATACCGTTAAAAATACAGGCCGTGCCTGGTATGAACTTGATGTAACAGCATATATTAATAGCCAGCTTGCTTTAGGCAAAAAAATAGTTTCCTTAAGATTGATCAATCAGGGAACGAAAGGATTTGGTAACCTGGTAGGCTTTAATTCGCGTGAGGCGGCCAGCTACAAGCCCGAACTATTATTAAATCAGGAAGCGGCTGCAGTGAATTATGAAGAGCTGCCGTTAAATACCAATAACGGCAACCACATCGGATCATTGCTAGCATTAAAAGTTAGTGCGTGGCCAAATCCAAGTACAACCGGGTTTAAAGTGCAGGTAGAAAGTCCAAGTAACGAAGCATTACAATATAGGGTATACAATATTGCCCAACAATTGGTTAAAGAAGCTAAAATAGCAGCTACAGAACAACTAACCTTTGGTGCAGAACTCCCTACTGGTGTATATCTGGTAGAAGTGCGACAAGGCACAGAAAGAAGGGTTGTAAAAGTAATTAAGTTATAG
- a CDS encoding discoidin domain-containing protein codes for MKKRLLSFLAMLLLCAIANAQNPVTITAAASKRPSQPGAEISKAYDGSLTTMYHSNWSLNAMPDTVDFYFVGVKSINKVDYTPRQSGPNGIWTTVDVYYTTSDAPSVFVSKQSNISWAQTNAVKTIDMTANPIVKPYIVRFVIRSAGGNFSSCAEINFSSAETGAAVQPLDCDNPIAEDFSTYSDVKLAISSASVSPAANAGEDISRTYDNNTATLYHSNYAGGGFPISLTYNFTTNPTIDYISYVPRQDGGSNGIFGTGEIWYKTTTQTTLTKLMNFDTGFSTAAYQISFPQH; via the coding sequence ATGAAAAAACGATTACTCTCTTTTCTTGCTATGCTATTGCTTTGTGCAATTGCGAATGCCCAAAACCCGGTCACCATCACCGCAGCCGCTTCAAAACGGCCATCACAGCCTGGTGCCGAAATTTCCAAAGCCTACGATGGTAGTCTGACAACCATGTATCACTCTAACTGGTCTTTAAACGCAATGCCAGATACGGTTGACTTTTATTTTGTTGGTGTAAAAAGCATTAATAAGGTTGATTATACTCCAAGGCAATCGGGTCCAAATGGTATCTGGACTACTGTAGATGTTTATTATACTACGTCTGATGCACCTTCGGTTTTTGTAAGTAAGCAGAGCAATATCAGCTGGGCCCAAACCAATGCCGTAAAAACGATCGACATGACGGCAAACCCAATTGTAAAACCCTATATCGTGCGCTTTGTAATCAGGTCAGCAGGAGGCAATTTTTCGAGCTGCGCCGAAATCAATTTTAGCTCTGCAGAAACAGGTGCAGCTGTTCAGCCTTTAGATTGCGATAATCCGATAGCAGAAGATTTTTCGACTTATTCTGATGTTAAACTAGCCATTTCAAGCGCCAGTGTAAGTCCTGCAGCAAATGCGGGTGAAGATATTTCACGTACCTACGATAATAATACAGCTACATTATATCATTCTAACTATGCGGGTGGAGGATTCCCGATCAGTTTAACCTATAATTTTACCACCAATCCTACTATCGATTATATCAGTTACGTACCAAGGCAAGATGGTGGCTCAAATGGTATTTTTGGTACAGGCGAAATCTGGTATAAAACGACAACACAAACTACTTTAACCAAATTAATGAATTTTGATACGGGTTTTAGTACAGCCGCGTATCAGATCAGTTTCCCACAGCATTAA
- the porV gene encoding type IX secretion system outer membrane channel protein PorV, which translates to MNKILFLLVLLDLVVIQVDAQQAGKIDNGTRSNNLIAAAPFLRITPGARIAGMGNAGVAVEADAHSAAINAASMAYLPQGSAGIGLTYTPWMRNLVPDMNLSYLSGYSKLDERNTIGASLRYFSLGTVNLTDDNSQELGMARPSEFAVDISYARSFGKEFALGGSIRFINSNLFTGATSSGVQAGPGRALAADISGIYRTGVMLFGGPADWSMGVNISNIGTKMSYSNTGKQYFLPTELKLGSAVTFIGNESKLTLALDLNKLLIPTQPIYSADGKIISGKNPDRSVPAGIFGSFNDAPGGFSEEAREIGLSTGLELLFKDMMVFRAGYNYQDAQKGDGSYFTLGAGFRHQIYSIDMSYLATAERSNPLANTLRFGLAVNFLPKKGK; encoded by the coding sequence ATGAACAAAATACTTTTCCTTTTAGTGCTGCTTGATTTAGTTGTTATACAAGTAGATGCACAGCAGGCAGGGAAAATAGATAATGGCACCAGATCTAACAATTTAATAGCAGCAGCCCCCTTTTTACGGATTACTCCGGGTGCCCGCATTGCAGGAATGGGAAATGCCGGGGTGGCGGTTGAGGCTGATGCCCATTCGGCGGCCATCAATGCCGCATCTATGGCCTATCTGCCCCAGGGATCAGCAGGAATAGGACTAACCTATACGCCATGGATGAGGAATCTGGTTCCAGATATGAATCTTTCTTATCTGAGCGGTTACAGCAAGTTGGATGAACGTAATACCATAGGGGCTTCTTTGAGATATTTTTCTCTGGGTACGGTTAATCTCACTGATGATAATTCGCAGGAGTTGGGAATGGCCCGCCCTTCTGAGTTTGCGGTTGATATAAGCTATGCGCGGAGTTTCGGAAAAGAATTTGCACTGGGCGGAAGTATCCGTTTTATCAATAGCAACCTGTTTACAGGGGCAACAAGTTCAGGCGTGCAGGCAGGGCCAGGAAGGGCCCTGGCAGCCGATATATCCGGAATCTACCGAACCGGAGTCATGTTGTTCGGAGGCCCTGCAGATTGGTCGATGGGGGTGAATATATCCAATATTGGGACAAAAATGAGCTATAGCAATACCGGGAAGCAATATTTTCTGCCTACCGAGCTCAAACTCGGATCTGCAGTTACTTTCATCGGAAATGAAAGCAAACTCACACTCGCTTTAGATCTGAATAAACTTCTTATACCTACGCAGCCCATTTATTCAGCTGATGGAAAGATTATCAGCGGAAAGAATCCCGATAGGTCTGTTCCGGCAGGAATTTTTGGGTCATTTAATGATGCACCCGGAGGCTTTAGTGAAGAAGCAAGGGAAATAGGTTTATCAACAGGACTCGAATTGCTATTTAAAGATATGATGGTATTTCGTGCAGGTTATAACTATCAGGATGCGCAGAAAGGTGATGGTAGTTATTTTACCCTCGGAGCGGGTTTTAGGCATCAAATCTACAGTATTGATATGTCTTACCTGGCTACTGCTGAAAGAAGCAATCCATTGGCCAATACGCTGCGGTTTGGCCTTGCGGTAAATTTTCTCCCGAAGAAAGGAAAATAA
- a CDS encoding ligand-binding sensor domain-containing protein, which yields MIILLHLNLNRKCAIRISGWIGIICLILCGSLQVNAQLAVSTHFSTEDGLVQNSVLSIAQDRQGFMWFGTEGGLSRFDGLRWRSFKNILGGTNKPSSDALIRSLFWDKQNKLWMGTLLGLITFDPLTEKFRQIKLPYQKQPEVRQVTTDRSGNILASTTAGIVLITPGNKIIASPKTFDDGENILCYTVCQAPDGKIWCGTNRGLFEIKAKANKITLTRTAAELPIFLQKEKITSIKIDSIGRFWFGSYSSGLLLCDYEQGRFASEKKQPMLPGGATHKIRSIISLLDHKISVATADGLFFFDINTLGMIELNSKLGNEETLRNSSVHSVFQQHSGTIWIGTYYSGLDLIKPILTPFHHLAIGPTSLNLNHRVVSSMCNRNQKELWIGTEGGGINIFNQVTKEVSYLKNQPGNHKSISSNFIKTLFKDKDGNLWIGTFSGTLDVFNANTNTIEHRSTESDRITEVNSIIEDNQNRLWMTSSDGLKVYKRTGTGLKADGLMQEKALKSFIAGVAFQDTKKRLWFANETKVMKVEGNIISTYHLKYAVHTISEHQGIVYLGLESHGIAEFNEKRRQFIPYRLNSLISKRSIVSIAFDRQNHIWLASDSGLLKVTPQKKIVTQYTKADGLVSTNFNINAKYQSGNNLFFGTLDGLIYFDPEQIRNNTSKSSIVITGMRIFDVPVEIDSSVLRKSITYTDRVELSHNQNSLTFEFALLDFIKPRKNTFRYTLQGLSKGWTTTNLAEVTFNNLAPGNYTLMVSGNNGSPNWMPPFI from the coding sequence ATGATCATCCTGCTCCATCTAAATTTAAACAGAAAATGCGCCATCCGTATATCCGGCTGGATAGGCATCATATGCTTAATACTGTGTGGGTCTTTACAGGTAAATGCCCAATTGGCTGTTTCTACGCATTTTAGTACAGAAGACGGGCTTGTTCAGAACAGTGTACTTTCTATTGCTCAAGACCGGCAGGGCTTTATGTGGTTCGGCACCGAAGGTGGTTTGAGCCGGTTTGATGGCTTAAGGTGGCGCAGTTTTAAGAATATCCTGGGTGGTACAAATAAACCTTCATCTGATGCTTTGATCAGGTCTTTGTTTTGGGACAAGCAGAACAAGTTGTGGATGGGTACTTTATTAGGATTGATCACCTTCGATCCACTTACCGAAAAATTCAGACAGATCAAGCTTCCCTACCAAAAGCAACCCGAAGTTAGACAGGTAACAACAGATCGTTCTGGAAATATCTTGGCCAGCACCACAGCCGGTATAGTATTAATTACTCCAGGAAATAAAATCATTGCCTCTCCTAAGACTTTTGATGACGGGGAAAACATATTATGTTATACGGTATGCCAAGCACCCGATGGCAAAATCTGGTGCGGTACAAATAGGGGGCTTTTTGAGATAAAAGCCAAAGCTAATAAGATTACCCTGACCAGAACAGCTGCTGAACTACCCATTTTCTTGCAAAAGGAGAAAATTACTTCAATTAAAATAGATAGTATTGGAAGGTTTTGGTTTGGGTCTTATTCCTCTGGTCTTTTATTATGCGATTATGAACAAGGGAGATTCGCCAGCGAAAAAAAACAACCTATGTTGCCAGGTGGAGCCACACACAAGATCCGCTCGATCATCAGTTTACTAGACCATAAAATTAGCGTTGCCACTGCAGACGGACTGTTTTTTTTCGATATTAATACACTGGGCATGATTGAGCTGAACAGCAAGCTGGGCAATGAAGAGACCCTGCGCAACAGTTCTGTACATAGTGTGTTTCAACAGCATTCGGGAACCATTTGGATTGGGACTTACTACAGCGGTTTGGACTTAATAAAGCCAATCCTTACCCCTTTCCACCATCTAGCTATTGGTCCAACTTCTTTAAACCTTAATCATCGGGTGGTGAGCAGCATGTGCAACCGTAATCAAAAGGAGCTTTGGATTGGCACCGAAGGCGGAGGAATAAATATTTTTAACCAGGTTACCAAAGAAGTCTCTTATTTAAAAAACCAACCGGGTAATCATAAATCAATCAGTTCAAATTTCATTAAAACCCTGTTTAAAGATAAGGATGGGAATTTATGGATTGGAACTTTTTCGGGCACTTTAGATGTATTTAATGCCAACACTAATACGATCGAACATCGCTCAACTGAAAGTGACCGTATTACAGAGGTGAACTCAATTATAGAAGATAACCAGAACCGGCTGTGGATGACCTCGAGCGATGGCTTAAAGGTGTATAAACGTACCGGAACCGGTTTGAAAGCGGATGGATTGATGCAGGAAAAAGCGTTAAAATCTTTTATAGCCGGTGTTGCCTTTCAGGATACCAAAAAAAGGTTATGGTTTGCCAACGAAACCAAGGTAATGAAAGTTGAAGGTAACATCATCAGCACCTATCATTTAAAGTATGCTGTACATACCATTTCTGAACACCAAGGAATCGTTTATTTAGGTTTGGAAAGCCATGGCATAGCTGAGTTTAATGAAAAGCGTAGGCAGTTTATTCCATATCGTTTGAATAGTCTGATCAGCAAACGCTCAATAGTAAGTATAGCTTTTGATAGACAAAACCATATCTGGCTGGCCAGCGATAGTGGATTGCTCAAGGTTACACCACAAAAGAAAATCGTTACACAATATACCAAAGCAGATGGACTGGTGAGCACGAACTTTAATATCAATGCTAAATATCAAAGTGGCAATAACCTGTTTTTTGGAACACTGGATGGATTGATCTATTTTGATCCGGAACAGATCAGGAACAATACCTCAAAATCGAGTATAGTAATTACAGGTATGCGAATTTTCGATGTACCTGTAGAGATTGACAGTTCGGTACTGCGCAAATCCATCACCTATACGGATAGGGTCGAACTTAGCCATAACCAGAACTCGTTAACCTTCGAATTTGCCCTGTTGGATTTTATTAAACCCAGAAAAAATACATTCCGGTATACGCTTCAGGGATTAAGCAAGGGATGGACAACAACTAATCTAGCAGAAGTAACATTTAACAACCTTGCTCCCGGCAATTATACCTTAATGGTAAGTGGCAATAACGGCAGCCCCAACTGGATGCCCCCATTCATTTAA